The genome window ggaacgtcagtaggccttctttgcacatgtccaaaccaccgtaaccgattttctctcatctttccttcaatttcggctactcctactttaccccggatatcctcattcctaatcttatcctttctcgtgtgcccacacatccaacgaagcatcctcatctccgctacacccattttgtgtacgtgttgatgtttcaccgcccaacattctgtgccatacagcatcgccggccttattgccgtcctataaaattttcccttgagcttcagtggcatacggcggtcacacaacacgccggatgcactcttccacttcatccatccagcttgtattctatggttgagatctccatctaattctccgttcttttgcaagatagatcctaggtaacgaaaacggtcgctctttggtatttcttgatctccgatcctcacccctaactcgttttggcctccatttgcactgaacttgcactccatatattctgtctttgatcggcttaggcgaagacctttagattccaacacttctctccaaaggttaagctttgcatttaccccttcctgagtttcatctatcaacactatatcgtctgcgaaaagcatacaccaaggaatatcatcttgaatatgtcgtgttaactcatccattaccaacgcaaaaaggtaaggacttaaggatgagccttgatgtaatcctacagttatgggaaagctttcggtttgtccttcatgagttcttacggcagtctttgctccttcatacatatcctttatagcttggatatatgctactcgtactcctttcttctctaaaatcctccaaagaatgtctcttgggaccctatcatacgctttttccaaatctataaagaccatgtgtaaatcctttttcccatctctatatctttccatcaatcttcgtaagagatagattgcctccatggttgagcgccctggcatgaacccgaattggttgtccgaaacccgtgtctcttgcctcaatctatgctcaatgactctctcccagagcttcattgtatgactcattagcttaatacccctatagttcatgcaattttgtacgtcgcccttattcttgtagataggcaccaaagtgctcattcgccactcatttggcatcttcttcgttttcaaaatcctattgaaaaggtcagtgagccatgttatacctgtctctcccaaaagtttccacacttcgattggtatatcgtctgggcctattgcttttttatgcttcatcttcttcaaagctacaaccacttcttccttccggattcgacgataaaaggagtagtttctacactcttctgagttactcaactcccctaaagaagcactcatttcatgtccttcattgaaaagattatgaaaataacctctccatctgtctttaaccgcgttctctgtagcaagaacctttccatcctcatccttgatgcacctcacttggtttaggtcccttgtcttcttttcccttgctctagatagtttatagatatccaactctccttctttggtatctagtcgtttatacatatcgtcgtaagccgctaacttagcttctctgacagctttcttcgcctcttgcttcgcttttctatacctttcaccattttcatcagtcctctccttgtataaggctttacaacattccttcttagccttcacctttgtttgtacctcctcattccaccaccaagattccttttggtgtggggcaaagcccttggactctcctaatacctcttttgctacttttcggatacaactagccatggaatcccacatttggctagcttccccctctctatcccacacacattgggtgattaccttctctttgaaaattgcttgtttttcttcttttagattccaccatctagtccttgggcacttccaagtcttgttcttttgtcttactcttttgatatgtacatccatcaccaacaagcgatgttgattagccacgctctctcctggtataactttgcaatccttacaagttatacgatcccctttcctcattagaagaaaatctatttgtgtttttgacgacccactcttgtaggtgatcacatgttcttctctcttcttaaagaaggtgttggctaagaagagatcatatgccattgcaaaatccaagatagcttccccatcctcatttctctccccaaaaccatggccaccatgaaaacctccatagttgcctgtctccctgcccacgtgtccatttaaatctcctcctataaataacttctccgtctgagcaattccttgcaccaagtctccaagatcttcccaaaatttctccttcgaactcgtatccaaccctacttgaggtgcgtacgcactaatcacattgataagttcttgtcctattacaatcttgattgccatgattctatctcctaccctcttgacatctacaacatcttgtaccaaggtcttgtccacgatgatgccaacaccgtttctcgttctatttgtgcccgaataccaaagtttaaaccctgagttttctagatcctttgccttactaccaacccacttagtttcttgtaggcacataatatttatccttctcctcaccataacttccactacttccatagattttcccgttaaggttcctatattccacgttcctaaacgcattttgctctcttgaactctacccttctgtcctagcttcttcaccctcccccgtctaataggatcaaagtacttcttttgtgtgtcccgggtaaagttgataggagcatatgctcccaaacaactttgagtggagtcgttcgaaaagaagtttctatggcccccttgctcatttaacactgcatccgggtgccgatggagatacagcgacccttgctcacttatcactgtgctcaggccacacagcgcgccacttacgggtgacgccctagctttagcgcgattttgttctggattcattttcataaggattcgacgtgatcatggagtgccggctgtcgactacctgacgccctccccctcctcctttatccgggcttgggaccggcaactCAACACcaagaaatagaaaaataaaaaacagtattTAGAATTTAGAGTGTGTGAGGGAAAGCATTCTACTTACGTAATAGTATGTTGGTGCAGCATTTAGCTCCGTTCCTTTGGAAgaacagcagcagcagcctcCCATTGTTTTCTTTTACTTATTATCTCTGCTGTGGAGAACTCGAGGCACTTGGTGCCACATATCCCttaaacataaaaaatgaaaaggacGTTGTTAGACGACCGCAATAAGATGAACAATTTCCccaaaataaacaataaaactaCAATTGATGATTTCAAACCCCATGACCAATAACTACGATTCAAGTTTTGACACCCGCGGATTAAACCAACTGTTCAAACACAATAGACCCTAAACACGTTCCTGGTGATCTTAGTACAAAACCCCCACCATGTTAATTactgcaaaacccaaaaaacccatcATATTAGCAGCAAAACCCATTTCATGGagcttaaaaaataattaaaaattagtgAAAATCCAAACTTCTCCACTACCAACACCCAATTCTATACACTTCGAGCAATTATCACGAGTAAAACAGCATCAAATTATCATGGAAGCAACTAAAGCAATCAAATTATACACAGACAACAAACAGCATCAAATTATTAGGGAAGCCATAAACTAAAAGCCTAAGCAGTCAATACCAATACACttttagaaaggaaaaaaatacatGATCAGCCGAAAAAGCTCATAAAAGCAGAAACAGGATTTTACAGAAAAACTCTTGAAAAGTCGATaaaaaatacaaagaggaagaagaagtaaaAAATATCAATCCCAATTTAGCAAGGGCTTGAGAATTTTGATTACCTTTTTGTGGATTGAAGACGCTTCGATCGGAATCGAAATTGGAATTGGGGATTTTAGAGGAAGGGAGGGAGtgagtggagagagagagagagagagagagagagagagagagagggtggacTTGTTGGAGAGCGttttggaggagagagagagagggtggctGTTCTTTTCAGGgggaataaaacaaaaatactaaattaattaattatgctgaaaattatgaaatataataaataaataaatacattttgttgaaattttggtATGGGTTTGTTGATTGTTGTTGTACCAATATTCACAGGTGGCAGTGGCATATGGGAAAACCAGTTTTTGGGCTTTTTTTGTTCAAAGCCCATTACTAGGTTACAAATTTGGACCCTTTTTAATCAATTTTGAGCCTAAATCCTTTAccatttcaaattcaattcgGTCCTTTTTGTAACTCAACTCAAGATCTAACCTCGTGATCTTTTTCTTGATACAACGATATTGGGCTGCAGGGAGTTTGATTAAGTCATATTGCATCATTAATAATCAAACTCACCATGTAAGAGTCGAACCCAAGATGTTCcatttacaagtaaagaagaatattacTAAAACGATACGGCAAAGATATCTACGTGAGTTACACTCATACGTATGTTTTTTTGAAATACATGATCAATACTGCACCTAGAACCATAATTATCTATAGAATTTAGGTTTGCTTAGTCCTACTTCCACCAATGCTTTTCCGTAGTTCAAAACTTTAAACAAGAAATAAAGGTACTACGTCTCACCAATCTACACCAGTAAATAAAGAACCTGAAAAAACTACATGATTGGAGAAAAACTCCCCTCTCACGGTGCAAAACCCcgcacacacactctctctttctcttctcacGTAAGCATATGTCCTATCacgtgaagagagagagagagagagctgggGTTAGCAGCCAGAATGGATAAGTTATTCGCCCTCGGGAGTCTGCACATTAGATTTTGCACAAAACCATATGCTTGTAAAACCAAGCACATCATATAATACTCAAATGGCAGATATAATGATGAGATTAATACCTAATATTGATATAGAACAACTTAGGTATGAACCCTGTATTACAAAGTTAGGATTCGAGGAAGCGATGTCACCGTACTAAAGCCGAAGACTCTCCACATCAGTCTGTGATTAGATCTGACCTAACGGTTAGGTTAGTAGATACATATGTATATTATTATACAACCATATTTCCTTTTTTTGACATTCTCATTTCTCATTCTGCTTGTTTCCACTTCCGACTCCTGGCAGCATCGACAAATTCAGTGACCACCGATACCTCATCCAACGGCATCTGCAACCAAGAACAATAAATAAGACGCAGAGGATTCTATTTGTGCATTCTAAGCATGTATGTAATTTTCTGTGTGCAGaaacatgagagagagagagagagagagagacctgctGCGATGTAAAATGTCGTTGTGCAGCATTGATCAATTGTTCCCTTGTTGGATTAGAATTGCCGCTTAACTACAATTTCAAATTGCAAGAGCAGGATTTAGTCGAATGATTTCACAACCAGGcagaacaaacaaacaaagagcaGGAATCAGCGATACCCACAAGATTGAAGTGTCTGCAATACCTCCTCAATGAGCTTGTTCCTAGTTTTCCCAAGTTTACTCTCTGATCATCCACACAGAAGATTAGGCAACACAATAATGGGTGTACATAGAAATGCGGAAATTCATACCGCATTAGGTGTAGAAGGATAACTATATATCAGAGCATGACCATTTAACTAAGCCAGAAAATGTGTCATCTACTAGAACCATTGGAGTGACCAATGCAAGCATATTGAAGCAAAGCGTTTGTTATTACTTGAGTAGGAAATCATAAGCAAAAGCATTCTATCCAAAGGCGTTAAAACAGTACCTTCccaattcataattttttattcctAACAAAATTTACAGCATTGTTTTTAAATAAGTGAAAACATATTGAGGAGACTCATTTAGTAGACAGGATAAATTTTCAATGACAAACATGAATACCCAGATCTCACTTTCCAAGTTACTTACCGATTGGGGTGCTTGGATGTATTGAACTTCTCTATAACTTCCACGATTTACTGACTTTGTTGCTGAGGGTGGAACATATGGCCTTGAAAATCGAACTCTTGGTTTACTATGCTTATGGAACTCAAAGCATCTAGCTGCCAAAAGAAATACAATGATGAAAATTAGATAGAAGCTCCAAACAAATGCCAAACGAAAATATCGTAAAAAGAGCAACCCAATACACAAGGATCCCATCATCAAGATCCGAAAGGGGACAGATGCACAGTCGTATCCCTCATCCCCTAGAGGCTGTTTTCCCATTTTGAGTCCACAACCTCCAGGTTGCAATGTAAAAACCTTAGATATGACTAAATTGACGCTTCATCAGGCATGGTTTATGCAACTTACAGAAATCATTCTCCTTATCACCATGGTCAGAGCTGCCGCTAGAGTAATCAAGATTGCTATCTTCCTCATTCCCTGTAGGATGTTCCAGCACACTCAATGCATTCCTTTGCAGCTTAACTTCAACTCCATTTTTCAGAACCTTGTCTCGCCAAAAATTAacggtttaaaaaataaatcccCACAATGCAGAACAGGATACTGAAGTGAAGTTATAAGATAAATCGTCCACAAGTAGTAATAACAATGAAAATCCATACTTGAGACTCAAGATTTGAAAGAATTAGTATAATAACACGCCCTAGATGGCAATGATAAGAAGGATTACATAAATTTACTTAATTCAAAAAGCTTAGGTTATGATCTAAACAAAATCGCAACCGATAAACTGAACCCAGAACAGAATTTCTGATACAAAATATCCAAAATTACATTTGACATGATTGCGTATATGATGcaagaagataaaaaaagaaTGAGAGAAAGATCCAGAATCCCGCCAATGACAACGCACTCGGAAAAGAACTACAACTTCCAGTTGTCCCCTCCAAGAAACTTAAAACCCTATGATATTCATAAAATTGGTAGGAAAACGTACAAAGTGAGGATAGGGTGCTTATTGGACCTCGATAAAAACCTGGCCGGGGATTTCAACCTGAACGAAGGGAAAAAGAGTGTCCTGCACATACAACTAAGGAACTATCCTCACAAGATACAATGAAAACCCATATATTTGTATGACATGCAAAACCCCCAATTGTTCTCACAGCAGGAAACAACGAAGCACATGAAATGATATGCCTCGCTGTCAACTAATGCCTAATTTTGTGGGTCATCCCATAATTTTAGAAAGATGTTCCCTTTCCATAGAATACAACAtaaacacaattttttttaatacaagcgaTATTGGGGAGAGGTAATGAGACTCAGAACCTTGCTCTTAACGAACCGAGCTACAAGTTAGTTTCACAAACACAACTTTTATAGAATAGAGAAAAATGACTAAAAGCCCAGCTTTTTCCCTTCCCAACAAAAACAACCAAAATTATCAACAAATCCACTTCAGAGCAAAATTTGGCAAAACAgttgaaaaataaaagcaatTATGGTAAACAAGTccacaaaaaccaaattaagaaataattaaatgaagaCAAAATAATTTAGAAAAAGTGAGAAGGAAGAATACCAGCCAGTGCCAACCCCCAAGCCCAACAGCTTTCTTGACCACGCCTTGAAGACCCACCAAAACAGACTTTGTTCTGTTGTTTCCAGTGACAATAACCTTGGTGTGCCTGGGAAGAACTGAAAGTTCCTCATCTCCGCTTTCGTCCCGAAAAGGCGATAGCATCCGAGAACCACAGAGCTCTGGCTCCAGCATTCTTCCCAGTTTTGATCACAAACTAGAGCTTCTACTAAACCCAATcaaacaaccaaaaccaaaccgcTTCACAGTCCAATACCCAACTTCTGAATTCAACAATTTGAAATACAAAAACCCATTTTTTCGATCCTAAAGGCCTTTTCCTCAAATGGGTTTTGCTTACATTACTACTAAAATTTCCCAGACAGATTCATGAACCAAATTAGCCAAGAAAATCTAACCTCCAATTCTGATCCCTGTGGCAGAAAGACATATGAAGGCCTTATGTTATAAATAAACCCAGAGACATGCAGTGATTCGAATTAATtctagagggagagagagagggacctTTCTTCTTTATGAATGTGTGTAATTCTTGAGCTCTGACACGAAATCTTGAGGGAAATCTTCAATGCAAAACAGATAGAATGTCAATCACTGCTTCACGGGCTACGATTGATCACATTAAATGAAGCACTGTTCTTCACTCTGCATGCAAAACCTGAAtcaatatatacacacatatattggATTAGTTTTCTTACACTTTCTGCATTGAATAAAATTTTGGAGGTGATTTTTATTTACGAAAATTCATCCGAAACAGCTCAATTTTTTCTGAAAGATAATAATGATAAGAAAAATCTATTTACTTCTATGGTGAAAATACGTCAGCACTCAACCAAAGCAAATCCCAAAACTTTTGTTTGGCAGCTGAGAAAGtgtcaaaaataaaaagttttaaaatttttttggcCTATTTAAAAACtgaataaaaattttatttaaacgaACCCCACTTAACTGAGCTAATCAGACAAAGGGTACAGAAAACCAACATGATTAAATAAAGCAGACAAGAAAAACAGGCACAAAATTTTTGATTTGACTGTTTGTGCCCCCACTTTCTGgaactttttcatttttttttcaaaaaaataagcTCAACCATGCATCAAAATTTGTTAACAACAATGAATAATTACAACTTAATGACATTACAACCagtgaaaattacaaaagcaatcaaataattaatcccAATAAactccaaaagaaaaaaaataatactaaCAGTGAGGGAGCTGCTAAAATAGAAACTTTTGGAGCTAAATTCAGCAAAGATATGAGCTTGAACCAGTAAAAAAATTTGCAAATGGCTGAGAAACGAAATGTGTCGAAAACCCaactgaaaaaaacaaaaaaaaacaaaaaaagcagAGAAAAAAGTGCATTACCTGTTTGGTTGTCCAGAAAATAACAGGAATCTCTGAGAAAAACCCAGATGACAAAAAGGTACCCAAGACAGGATTTTGAATAATATGGAGTGATCCTGAAAATTGTGGAGAAATGGATGATTTGAAGATTGTGAAAATGCAGAGGCGTTTTCTGAGAGTGAGTGAAAAGGATTGGAATTTGCTGatggagagagaaagtagagagaggGGGGGAAGGAATGAGCACACTAAATGCTTACCAACTGTCAAGGGAACGACCTGCCATTTGCCGTACAGTCATGCCTTTGTAACCGGGTATAGCCGGTTGAAATTATAGGCTCCGGCTCGGCTAGGTTTTGTGAGCCGGGTGGTTTTGTCGTGTAGTGGGAGATTTAAGGACTACAGCGTGGCCCAAACAGTGTGTAGGTTGGAAAAagttaaaggaaaattaataaaaaaagtttaaaattttgagttttaatgataaaaacaaaataaagagtaaagtgaattgtatcaggattgatttttttaatgtaaaaatataatttttcgttaaaatgaataatattgggagtttttcgttaaagtttccaaaAGTGAaaggttctaaaaaaaattagaaaaaaaactgaaaccgaAGTCTTAACTGAAATAATTCGGTTTCCTTTTATAAATTCTAAAAATCGAACCAAATATTAATTTcgatttggttttcaattttgactACAACCTGAAACTGAAGTCTGAACTGAAATAATTCAGTTTCCCTTTATAAATTGTAAAAATCGAACCAGATAttaatttcggtttggttttcaattttgactACAACCGGACCGAATCCACTCATATATATTATAGGCTCCTTGTAAATTTCTGGAAATTGGAAGTGAGAGATTCAACCCAAAAAATTGTTACTCTCTTTTTTAACTCCAAAGAAATAGAAATTTATGTTGGTAAAAAGTAAAAGGTTGTGAAAATCTACCCAAGGGGTTTCTATTTGTTCAACAGTTTTGGTctatgaaatttaaattaaagcTCGGAATGTCGTCGAGGGTGGCAGTGTGAGCAGCTAAGAGAAGCCAACCTCCTAAGCCCACAATCTAGGAAAGCCCTAAAAAAATTTACTAGTACATAAATATGCTGAAAACAACCTACATATCAAAAACTAATAGCATGTTTTTTGGTAACATGTAGCTCCTCCTGTTTTATAAAAGGGTTTGTCTCCCAATCTTCAGGTCTTAAATTCAACAAACTAATTTTTCTTCttgaaaaattgaatgaaatgaTCAATCAACAAATCTCAATTGGTAAAATGATTGATTTTGGGTTAATGTTTATTTGATCTATAGTCAATGTTCGAATTTTATTAGCTCAACTAGGGTTGGGAAAATTACCGAAAATTTAaactcaactctctctctctctctctctctctctctctctctcacacacacacaca of Malus sylvestris chromosome 6, drMalSylv7.2, whole genome shotgun sequence contains these proteins:
- the LOC126626941 gene encoding uncharacterized protein LOC126626941, which translates into the protein MLEPELCGSRMLSPFRDESGDEELSVLPRHTKVIVTGNNRTKSVLVGLQGVVKKAVGLGGWHWLVLKNGVEVKLQRNALSVLEHPTGNEEDSNLDYSSGSSDHGDKENDFSRCFEFHKHSKPRVRFSRPYVPPSATKSVNRGSYREVQYIQAPQSRVNLGKLGTSSLRRYCRHFNLLSGNSNPTREQLINAAQRHFTSQQMPLDEVSVVTEFVDAARSRKWKQAE